The following are encoded together in the Proteiniphilum saccharofermentans genome:
- a CDS encoding Crp/Fnr family transcriptional regulator, producing the protein MEGRHFDNHHTGMIFQCPLCNSVPEDQREDFMRDVRFSVKNYQKGDVIVTQGTLYESLYILIRGEIVTEMADEKGDFMKVAHISAPNPLATGFLFATNNRSPVSAICKMPCTAVVIPKENVYFLMRKYESFMLAFLSYISNRVSSLSEKLRLVSLRTIRAKLAYYLLKESAGKPLFRLKASKEEIARLFSVSRPALVKVMMEMAADGIIEVDRRDILIKDRIALQKMF; encoded by the coding sequence ATGGAAGGACGACACTTTGATAACCATCATACCGGAATGATCTTTCAATGCCCGTTGTGCAATTCTGTGCCGGAAGATCAGCGTGAAGATTTTATGCGGGACGTACGCTTTTCTGTAAAAAACTATCAGAAAGGCGATGTGATCGTTACTCAAGGGACCCTTTATGAGTCGCTCTATATCCTGATCAGGGGAGAGATCGTGACGGAGATGGCTGATGAAAAGGGCGATTTCATGAAGGTGGCGCATATCAGCGCACCCAATCCGTTGGCTACGGGTTTCCTGTTTGCTACCAATAACCGGTCGCCCGTCTCCGCAATATGTAAAATGCCTTGCACGGCAGTAGTCATTCCCAAAGAGAATGTCTATTTCCTGATGAGGAAGTATGAATCGTTTATGCTGGCTTTTCTATCCTATATTTCCAACAGGGTTTCATCCCTTTCCGAAAAATTGAGGCTTGTCTCATTGCGTACCATCCGTGCAAAGCTGGCCTATTACCTGTTGAAAGAGTCGGCCGGCAAACCATTGTTCCGGTTGAAAGCCTCCAAGGAGGAGATTGCCCGCCTTTTCAGTGTTTCACGTCCCGCATTGGTAAAAGTGATGATGGAGATGGCTGCGGATGGTATTATTGAAGTGGACCGGAGGGATATCCTTATCAAAGACAGGATAGCGCTGCAAAAAATGTTTTAA
- the nrfH gene encoding cytochrome c nitrite reductase small subunit yields MGKLRNFWNEIRPRGGWRYPAFIISGAFVGLFIYTFFTSRAYSYLSDDPATCVNCHIMGPYYATWMHSSHGRNATCNDCHVPQDNKLKGYYFKAVDGLRHSAIFTIRGEDQAIQAIEASSQVIMDNCIRCHTQLNTEFIKTGRMGFKDTKEMGGSTCWDCHRDVPHTRSRSLSSTPNARVPMPKSNVPDWLHNMMKKD; encoded by the coding sequence ATGGGCAAACTTAGAAACTTCTGGAACGAAATTCGGCCGCGCGGAGGATGGAGATATCCGGCCTTCATCATTAGTGGTGCCTTCGTGGGTCTGTTTATCTATACCTTCTTCACGTCACGGGCATACAGCTATCTTTCCGATGACCCCGCCACCTGCGTGAACTGCCATATCATGGGTCCCTACTACGCCACCTGGATGCACAGTTCTCACGGACGAAACGCTACTTGCAACGATTGCCACGTACCGCAGGACAACAAGCTGAAAGGATACTATTTCAAGGCGGTCGACGGATTACGCCATTCAGCCATTTTCACAATACGTGGTGAGGACCAGGCTATCCAGGCCATCGAGGCAAGTTCTCAGGTAATCATGGATAACTGCATCCGTTGCCACACGCAACTCAATACCGAGTTTATAAAAACAGGGCGTATGGGTTTCAAGGACACCAAGGAAATGGGTGGGAGTACCTGCTGGGACTGCCACAGGGATGTCCCCCACACACGCAGCCGATCGCTCTCATCAACACCCAATGCACGGGTACCGATGCCGAAAAGCAATGTCCCGGATTGGCTGCACAATATGATGAAGAAGGATTGA
- the nrfA gene encoding ammonia-forming cytochrome c nitrite reductase: MKSKNDNKMKPWVGWLLFFSTLGVVFLLGMLAASITQRRAEIASVMNNRKVEITGIESRSEIFAVNYPRQYETWAETADTTFQSEFNGSSAVDVLAERPEMVILWAGYAFAKDYSTPRGHKHAVADVHHTLRTGAPMTPDEGPQPATCWTCKSPDVPRLMDSVGIAEFYKESWAHWGHEVVNPIGCADCHDAETMDLKISRPALIEGFENMGMDIREATHQDMRSLACAQCHVEYYFTPEGKYLIFPWHNGTSMEGAEQYYDSIGFADYTHALSKAPIIKAQHPDYEIYKTGIHAQRGVSCADCHMPYISEGGIKYSDHHVISPLANISNTCQVCHRESEEDLRNAVYERQRSANQIRNLVEEELSKAHLEAQFAWEKGASETQMHNALQLIRQAQWRWDYAVASHGGSFHSPVEFQRILSMGLDRAHKARFEISKVLAELGFTGNVPLPDISTKEKAQAYIGLDMDKERANKQKFQETIVPQWLETARANNRLVSLN, from the coding sequence ATGAAGAGCAAAAACGATAACAAGATGAAACCGTGGGTAGGGTGGTTACTATTTTTCTCTACCCTGGGAGTGGTATTCCTGCTGGGAATGCTGGCGGCTTCCATCACACAGCGAAGAGCCGAGATAGCAAGCGTGATGAACAACAGAAAAGTGGAGATCACAGGCATTGAGTCGAGAAGTGAAATATTCGCGGTGAATTATCCGCGTCAATATGAAACCTGGGCTGAAACTGCCGATACCACTTTCCAAAGTGAGTTTAACGGAAGCAGTGCGGTGGATGTACTTGCAGAACGCCCTGAAATGGTGATCCTTTGGGCCGGTTATGCTTTTGCAAAAGACTATAGTACACCGAGAGGCCACAAGCACGCAGTCGCGGATGTGCATCACACACTGCGCACCGGCGCACCTATGACACCCGACGAAGGTCCGCAACCGGCTACTTGCTGGACCTGTAAAAGTCCCGATGTACCCCGACTGATGGATTCGGTGGGAATTGCCGAATTCTACAAAGAGAGTTGGGCACACTGGGGACACGAGGTGGTCAATCCTATAGGTTGTGCCGATTGCCATGATGCGGAAACCATGGATCTGAAAATCAGCCGCCCTGCACTGATAGAAGGTTTCGAGAACATGGGTATGGATATCAGGGAAGCCACCCATCAGGATATGCGCTCACTGGCTTGTGCACAATGCCATGTGGAATATTATTTCACTCCCGAAGGCAAATACCTCATCTTCCCTTGGCACAATGGCACCAGCATGGAAGGAGCAGAACAGTATTATGACAGTATAGGGTTCGCCGATTACACGCACGCGCTGAGTAAAGCCCCCATCATCAAGGCACAACATCCCGATTACGAAATCTATAAGACAGGAATACACGCCCAGCGCGGCGTATCATGTGCCGATTGCCATATGCCCTATATTTCCGAGGGCGGCATAAAATACAGCGACCACCATGTAATCAGCCCCCTTGCCAATATCAGCAATACCTGCCAGGTGTGCCACAGGGAGTCGGAAGAAGATCTCAGGAATGCCGTCTATGAAAGGCAGCGTAGCGCAAACCAGATCCGGAACTTAGTGGAGGAGGAACTCTCAAAAGCACACTTGGAAGCCCAATTCGCATGGGAGAAAGGTGCTTCTGAAACACAAATGCATAATGCCCTTCAACTGATCCGTCAGGCGCAATGGCGCTGGGATTACGCAGTTGCTTCTCACGGCGGATCATTCCACTCCCCGGTGGAATTCCAGCGTATCCTCTCCATGGGGTTGGACCGTGCACACAAAGCCCGGTTCGAAATCTCCAAAGTACTGGCTGAACTCGGCTTCACGGGTAATGTACCCCTGCCTGACATCTCCACGAAAGAGAAGGCACAAGCCTATATAGGACTCGATATGGACAAGGAAAGAGCCAACAAGCAGAAATTCCAGGAGACTATCGTTCCCCAATGGCTTGAGACGGCAAGAGCAAACAACCGCCTGGTGAGTTTGAACTGA
- a CDS encoding cytochrome c biogenesis protein ResB encodes MNKNTSRKIWDHPWGYAEGFIVAAGVLLSGILLQFAAGNIETALFASPVNTIVGALFVAGLLAVHFLSGKSRVVRWLSSVYATIPALVILLILAMILGILPQFAAGTEKGQLPPHPFTSLGWYQMTTSWPFVLLCFYNLSILGLTTLRRTTRKHTWREIGFYLNHLGLFIALLGGILGSADMERLTMTIQEGQVEWRGNLKTGEIKELPLAIQLDTFMIEEYEPKLVIIENGTGKMLPASRPESYMFEGIGKATQLAGVTLEITDYLPHAAIFRDSTFMNVVPMMMEGATTAIKVKADKPGLAQPIEGWVSNGSYLFPHIFLQIDEETSVAMPVQEVKKYSSHVTAFTESGITKEAVIEVNKPLQVEDWMIYQYSYDDTKGKYSDTSVFELVRDPWLKAVYTGIFMLLAGALFLFIAGPKKRTI; translated from the coding sequence ATGAATAAAAATACTTCCCGTAAGATTTGGGACCACCCATGGGGGTATGCGGAAGGTTTTATCGTGGCGGCAGGTGTCCTGTTATCAGGAATACTCCTGCAATTTGCCGCCGGAAATATCGAGACCGCCCTTTTTGCTTCCCCCGTTAACACTATTGTCGGAGCCCTGTTCGTTGCAGGGCTTCTCGCTGTTCATTTCCTGTCCGGGAAAAGCCGGGTGGTCAGATGGCTGTCAAGTGTATATGCCACCATCCCGGCATTAGTCATCCTACTCATACTTGCCATGATCTTGGGGATTCTCCCCCAGTTTGCTGCCGGTACGGAAAAAGGACAATTACCTCCCCACCCTTTCACTTCTCTCGGTTGGTACCAGATGACGACTTCATGGCCGTTCGTATTGCTCTGTTTTTACAATCTGAGCATCCTCGGACTTACCACATTAAGGAGAACAACCCGGAAACATACCTGGCGTGAAATCGGCTTTTACCTGAACCATCTCGGACTGTTTATCGCCCTTTTAGGTGGAATATTGGGCAGTGCAGATATGGAACGGCTCACCATGACCATCCAGGAAGGACAGGTAGAATGGCGCGGGAACCTGAAAACGGGTGAAATAAAGGAACTGCCTTTAGCCATCCAGTTAGATACTTTTATGATAGAGGAGTATGAACCGAAACTGGTCATCATCGAAAACGGAACGGGAAAGATGTTGCCCGCCTCCCGCCCCGAAAGTTATATGTTTGAAGGGATAGGTAAAGCTACCCAATTGGCAGGTGTCACCCTCGAAATAACGGACTACCTGCCGCACGCGGCCATCTTCAGGGATTCCACTTTTATGAATGTGGTTCCTATGATGATGGAAGGAGCCACCACCGCCATCAAGGTAAAAGCGGACAAACCCGGCCTGGCACAGCCCATAGAGGGATGGGTCAGTAACGGCAGCTACCTCTTTCCCCACATCTTTTTACAAATCGATGAAGAAACAAGTGTGGCTATGCCGGTGCAGGAGGTAAAAAAATACAGTTCGCATGTGACCGCCTTTACCGAAAGCGGAATTACAAAAGAAGCGGTGATCGAAGTCAACAAACCGTTACAGGTTGAAGACTGGATGATCTACCAGTACAGCTATGACGACACGAAAGGTAAATATTCCGACACATCCGTCTTTGAACTGGTACGTGACCCCTGGTTGAAAGCGGTCTACACAGGCATTTTCATGCTTTTGGCCGGAGCGCTCTTCCTGTTTATTGCCGGACCTAAAAAAAGGACTATATGA
- the ccsA gene encoding cytochrome c biogenesis protein CcsA: MTWDSFIYFAISAVVLWGSGAALAYGSKRKLWPALLTTLGLIVFSIFIAGLWMSLERPPLRTMGETRLWYSFFLPVAGLLTYLRWNYKWILSFTTVLSTVFIIVNIVKPDIHNKVLMPALQSPWFAPHVIIYMFSYAILGAATLVAIYYLVREKKINNKAHLMEMTDSLVYAGIACITLGMLIGAIWAKIAWGHYWSWDPKETWAAATWIGYLLYIHYRLKKSSSDKTSMILLIIAFILLQVCWYGVNYLPSAQQSIHTYSS; encoded by the coding sequence ATGACCTGGGATTCATTTATATATTTCGCAATAAGTGCCGTGGTGCTTTGGGGCAGCGGTGCAGCCCTTGCCTATGGAAGTAAGCGTAAGTTGTGGCCGGCATTGCTAACCACATTGGGCTTGATTGTATTCTCAATCTTCATCGCCGGATTGTGGATGTCGCTTGAACGTCCGCCCCTACGCACCATGGGTGAAACACGCCTCTGGTATTCCTTTTTCCTGCCCGTAGCCGGATTGCTCACCTATCTTCGGTGGAACTACAAATGGATACTCTCTTTCACCACTGTACTCTCCACGGTCTTTATCATTGTGAATATCGTAAAGCCCGATATCCATAACAAAGTACTTATGCCGGCGCTGCAAAGCCCCTGGTTCGCACCACACGTTATTATCTATATGTTCTCTTATGCCATCCTGGGCGCCGCAACACTGGTCGCCATCTACTATCTGGTCAGGGAAAAGAAGATCAACAACAAAGCTCACCTGATGGAAATGACCGACAGTCTGGTCTACGCCGGTATCGCCTGTATTACGCTGGGCATGCTGATAGGGGCCATCTGGGCGAAAATAGCCTGGGGGCATTACTGGAGCTGGGATCCGAAAGAGACTTGGGCAGCCGCCACCTGGATAGGATACCTGCTTTATATCCATTACCGTTTGAAGAAAAGTTCATCGGATAAAACCTCGATGATCTTACTGATCATTGCATTTATCCTGTTGCAGGTTTGCTGGTACGGTGTCAACTACCTCCCGTCAGCACAGCAAAGTATTCACACCTATTCATCATAA
- a CDS encoding glutamine synthetase III family protein, with translation MSTLRFKAVEEASKRTPIEVTPPTQLPSEYYGKYVFNRTQMSKYLSKETMNIVLEAIDRGTTLHRGIADHVAAGMKMWAMEMGATHYTHWFQPLTEGTAEKHDSFIDYINGPDGGIIERFSGKLLAQQEPDASSFPSGGIRNTFEARGYTAWDPSSPAFIIDDTLCIPTVFISYTGEALDYKTPLLKSLSAVDKAAVEVCKLFHPDVKKVYSYLGWEQEYFLVDQALYAARPDLSLTERTLMGHESAKNQQLEDHYFGAIPPRVAAFMREVELEAYKYGIPLKTRHNEVAPNQFELAPIYGETNLAVDQNLLVMTLMHRIAAKHHFKLLLHEKPFAGVNGSGKHNNWSLGTDTGIGLFTPGKTANENLLFVTFLVNTLMAVYKHNGLLKASIMSASNAHRLGANEAPPAIISIFLGTEISSVLDKLEQSSEDDDITVDELKQMKLGIAHIPEVLIDNTDRNRTSPFAFTGNRFEYRAVGSLANCSSAMTALNAVMAAQLIDFKKEIDVKMKKGMKKEQAIFDTLRLYIKESKPIRFNGNNYSDEWKEEAKKRGLDCETSVPVIFDRYTSKESVEMFESIGVLNEKELHARNEVKWETYTKKIQIEARVLGDLCMNHIIPVATEYQSMLLDNIYKMHAVFDKEKANRLSKEDAALIEAIADHISAIKTNVDDMVEARKAANKLEDAREKAVAYHDKVEVYFNVIRYHVDKLELIVDNQMWTLPKYRELLFIS, from the coding sequence ATGTCAACATTACGTTTTAAAGCAGTAGAAGAAGCATCGAAGAGAACGCCTATAGAAGTGACGCCCCCGACACAACTTCCTTCCGAGTATTATGGCAAATATGTGTTCAACAGGACACAGATGTCCAAATATCTCTCCAAAGAGACAATGAACATCGTACTGGAAGCGATCGACCGGGGCACCACGTTACACCGGGGGATTGCCGATCACGTGGCGGCCGGCATGAAAATGTGGGCCATGGAGATGGGTGCCACCCATTATACTCACTGGTTCCAGCCGCTTACCGAAGGTACTGCCGAGAAACATGACTCTTTTATTGACTATATAAACGGCCCTGACGGAGGCATTATCGAGAGATTTTCCGGCAAACTGCTGGCACAACAGGAACCCGATGCGTCGAGTTTCCCCAGCGGCGGTATCCGCAATACTTTCGAGGCAAGGGGATATACCGCATGGGATCCTTCTTCGCCCGCTTTTATTATTGACGACACGTTGTGTATTCCGACCGTTTTTATCTCCTATACGGGAGAGGCGCTGGACTACAAGACACCGCTATTAAAATCGCTTTCGGCGGTCGACAAGGCAGCAGTGGAGGTCTGTAAACTGTTCCACCCGGATGTAAAAAAGGTCTACTCATACCTCGGATGGGAACAGGAGTATTTCCTGGTGGACCAGGCACTATATGCCGCCCGGCCCGACCTCAGCCTCACCGAACGTACACTTATGGGGCATGAGAGCGCCAAAAACCAGCAGTTGGAAGACCACTACTTCGGAGCAATCCCTCCGCGTGTAGCTGCTTTCATGCGTGAGGTGGAACTGGAGGCCTACAAGTACGGCATTCCGTTAAAGACCCGCCACAATGAGGTAGCACCCAACCAGTTCGAGCTGGCGCCTATCTATGGTGAAACCAATCTGGCAGTTGACCAGAACCTGCTGGTCATGACGCTGATGCACAGGATTGCCGCCAAACATCACTTTAAACTGCTGTTGCACGAAAAGCCGTTTGCCGGCGTAAACGGGTCGGGCAAGCACAATAACTGGTCATTAGGCACAGATACCGGTATCGGCCTTTTCACCCCCGGAAAGACTGCCAATGAGAACCTGCTGTTCGTCACTTTCCTGGTGAACACGCTGATGGCAGTATATAAACACAATGGCTTGCTGAAAGCCTCCATCATGTCGGCCAGCAATGCGCACCGACTGGGAGCCAACGAAGCGCCGCCCGCCATCATCTCCATCTTCCTCGGGACAGAGATTTCATCCGTGCTCGATAAACTGGAACAGAGTTCCGAAGATGACGACATCACCGTGGACGAACTTAAACAGATGAAATTAGGGATTGCCCACATACCCGAAGTGCTGATCGACAATACCGACAGGAACCGTACGTCACCGTTTGCCTTTACGGGCAACCGGTTCGAATACAGGGCTGTCGGCTCATTGGCCAACTGCTCATCGGCAATGACTGCGCTGAACGCAGTGATGGCTGCCCAGTTGATCGACTTCAAGAAAGAGATCGACGTGAAGATGAAAAAAGGAATGAAAAAAGAACAGGCTATCTTCGATACACTCCGCCTTTACATCAAGGAGTCGAAACCCATCCGTTTCAACGGTAACAACTACAGCGACGAATGGAAAGAAGAGGCCAAAAAGCGCGGACTCGACTGCGAAACCAGCGTTCCCGTGATCTTTGACAGATATACTTCAAAAGAATCAGTAGAGATGTTCGAAAGCATCGGCGTGTTGAATGAAAAAGAGCTCCATGCACGCAACGAGGTGAAATGGGAGACTTACACAAAAAAGATACAGATAGAAGCACGTGTGTTGGGTGACCTCTGCATGAACCATATCATCCCGGTCGCCACCGAATACCAGTCGATGCTGCTCGACAATATATATAAAATGCATGCCGTCTTCGACAAGGAGAAAGCCAATAGGCTGTCGAAAGAAGATGCGGCGCTTATCGAAGCGATCGCAGACCATATTTCGGCGATAAAAACGAATGTAGACGATATGGTGGAAGCCCGGAAAGCGGCCAATAAACTGGAGGATGCCCGCGAGAAAGCCGTAGCTTACCACGACAAGGTGGAGGTCTATTTCAATGTGATCCGCTATCATGTAGACAAACTGGAACTGATCGTGGATAATCAGATGTGGACACTGCCGAAATATAGAGAACTGTTATTCATAAGTTAA